Proteins encoded together in one Thermococcus barophilus MP window:
- a CDS encoding NTP transferase domain-containing protein: MIIILAGGKSTRMGKEKPVLRIANKPMLLWIYEQAEKVDEVLVALSKNTPKTRELCLREGIPFIETSGKGYVHDIQELLKEFGPFISISADVPFVKASDFWLIRKAFDGKTSLTGVLPLSLVPNDLNPVVYRGCAIVGLNAVAGEGEEFFKLSNPLLALNVNTLEELELAEKIAKLIYSPKLSKI; encoded by the coding sequence ATGATAATCATCTTAGCAGGCGGAAAATCTACCAGAATGGGAAAGGAAAAGCCCGTCCTCAGGATAGCTAATAAACCGATGCTCCTCTGGATTTATGAGCAGGCAGAAAAAGTTGATGAAGTTTTAGTTGCATTGAGCAAAAATACTCCCAAAACGAGAGAGCTCTGCCTTCGGGAGGGAATTCCTTTTATTGAAACTTCTGGAAAGGGCTATGTTCACGATATTCAGGAGCTTTTAAAGGAATTTGGTCCATTTATAAGCATCTCTGCAGACGTTCCTTTTGTGAAAGCAAGTGATTTCTGGCTCATCAGGAAAGCCTTTGATGGAAAGACAAGCCTAACGGGAGTCCTTCCTCTAAGCCTTGTTCCAAACGATCTCAACCCTGTAGTCTATAGAGGATGTGCAATTGTTGGATTAAACGCCGTAGCTGGAGAAGGAGAAGAATTTTTCAAGCTCAGCAATCCATTGCTGGCATTGAATGTGAACACTCTGGAAGAGCTGGAGCTTGCAGAAAAAATTGCAAAGCTGATTTACAGCCCCAAGCTGTCCAAAATATAA